The genomic window GGGCCAGTACCTGGGTAACCCGCTCTACCTCCGGGGCGCGTCCGACAAGGGGGTCGATCCTGCCAAGGATCGCCTCCTGATTGAGGTTGGTAGCGTAACTTTCCAGCGGGTCAGAACCTCCCGGTTCTGCCCCGGGGCCGATCTCTTCTTCCGTCTGCTCGGGCGATGGCTCGGGATTGTGGTGATTGTTTCCACTGGATCCCACGCGGGAAATCCCGTGGGTGATGTAATTCACTACATCGATACGGGCCACACTCTGCTGTTTCAGATAGTAAACAGCCTGGCTTTCCTGCTCACAGAAAATAGCCACCAGTACATTTGCACCGGTCACTTCTTTCTTGCCCGAGGATTGCACATGAAATACGGCACGCTGCAGGACGCGCTGGAAGCCCAGAGTTGGCTGTGTCTCGCGCTCTGTATCGGCCTCAGGTATCAGGGGTGTGGTGGAGTCGACAAACTCGAGGAGTTCCCGGCGTAGTGCGCTGAGGTCTGCGCCACAAGCGTGCAATACATCTGCGGCAGATTCATTATCCAAGAGTGCCAGCAGCAGGTGCTCCACGGTCATGAACTCATGGCGCTTTGCACGAGCGCCCTTGAACGCCAGATTGAGCGTTACCTCTAAATCCTTGCTGAGCATCTGAACCTCAAACCGTATTCGCCAAAATCACCCGTCAGTTCCACTTGGGCGCGCGCCGGATGACGGCGTCTTGCGTGTGCCTGAATCCTTTCAGGCGACGGGACCCTGGAGTCAATCGTCCTCACTGTCGTCCGCTTCGATTTCACACAGCAAGGGGTGCTGGTGCTCTCTGGCGAATTGATTGACCTGCGCGGCCTTTGTTTCCGCTATATCTCGAGTATAGACACCACAGATGGCTTTTCCCTGTGTATGCACCTGCAACATTAGCTGAGTGGCGCGCTCTCGCGTCACACTGAAGAAGGTCTCGAGAGCCTCCACGACAAAATCCATTGGCGTGTAGTCGTCATTAAGCATGACGACCTTATACATGGGGGGCGGCTTCAGTTTTGGAGCCGCCTCCTCGAGGGCCAGGTCGCCGTCCATCTCATACGAGTAGGAGTCCTCATCGGATCCGTCGGAGTGTAGTTTAATGGCCAGAGATATACCCATAGTGAAACTCAATCGAGAATTGCCGGAAGTGCTGTGCAATGCTCGCAGCGGACCGATCCCCACCTCCTAAAGGGGGGCAGCTGTGCTGCGGGCGCCCATTGTAACCTCATTTGCCCTGCTGCACAGGGTCGCGGCGCGCAGCTTGACATTCCCGCAGCACTTGGCTACAAGAGGGTTGTACGCATCTATTGGGGTGCCTCGCGGGCAGGAAAGCAGTCGAGGGGCCTGAACCGATAACTATAAAAGCAGACTCTGTAAGGCGGCCTGCAGTCGCCCCGGCAATTAGAGGGAATTCGCCATGCCTACCGGTACCGTCAAGTGGTTCAATAACGCCAAGGGATATGGGTTCATCCTGGCCGATGAGGGGGGAGAGGATCTTTTTGCCCATTACTCGGCTATCCAGATGGAAGGTTACCGTACGCTGAAGGCTGGCCAGCAGGTCTCCTTCGACATCATCAAAGGCGACAAGGGCTACCACGCAGCCAATATCAGTGTCGGCACGTCCGAAACTGCTGATGCCGGCGCTTCCGATGCC from Microbulbifer aggregans includes these protein-coding regions:
- the cspD gene encoding cold shock domain-containing protein CspD is translated as MPTGTVKWFNNAKGYGFILADEGGEDLFAHYSAIQMEGYRTLKAGQQVSFDIIKGDKGYHAANISVGTSETADAGASDAEQAESRRVREAEALD